From a single Solanum dulcamara chromosome 4, daSolDulc1.2, whole genome shotgun sequence genomic region:
- the LOC129884105 gene encoding disease resistance protein RPM1-like — protein MGLFLFSLQKQMSIDTYEDQVEMADCVVVFVLDKITNLLAEEAILLQGVKHDIQYIKDELERMIAFLGVADAFDEGDAEIKVWVRQVRDVANDIEDVLDESMLFSYDHHFHGSCCFIAKLVFSIRNIKFRHKLFIEIQAIKSRVHNIAVGHQRYRYKFYVPEQGSGSNHAYDTANDRRGDALLLEEAELVGIENPTQQLNGWLVEDDPRLKVVSVVGMGGSGKTTLVKKVYEDAAVKKNFNSLAWITVSKSFKVEDVLKDMIQQLYDEVKQLAPEGLSTMSSNRLKTIAKSFLQSRTYVLVFDDVWTIQAWEAIRYALPDVNNGSRVILTTRLLDVASFCSIKTNGYVYEVKPLSAEESWILFCQKAFHGYSCPSHLESISRNILKKCGGLPLAIVAVGGVLATKNRNNIREWGMLNHSLGPELDSNDKFESMRIVLLLSFNDLPYYLKPCFLYLSIYPEDHLLERNTLIYRWIMEGFVKQKERRTVEDVADGYINELINRSLIHPVQYNDDGSMKLGRIHDLYRELILSKSRADNFTATVDEHNKLWPEKIRRLSMHGKLGNLQVKRSVTKLHSLLTFGVTDPQSLSCISQVLGSSRMLRVLDLRGAPLKVIPETVFQLFHLRYLSLRNTNVKVLPRSIGRLKQLEILDLKQTYVTELPVQILKLENLRHLLVYSHVSYSYLPYNCSPGFKAFRGIGALRALQKLVYIEATPGSGILREVGMLSELRRLCILRLRKEDGRTVCSSIEKLHKLESLNLKSVEENEILDLSYMSSPPPLLQRLYLTGHIVKLPKWIQDLNTLVKIYFRWTHLTEDPLKYLQDLPNLVHLEFLVGYTGKELYFEHGKFQRLKLLNLDKLEGLRRLTIREGAIPHLEKLVIQRCALLESVPTGIECLLNLKVLEFFDMPDEFIMTLRPDKLGADSWKVSHIREVFYTYWRDGCWMVHSLKEKGNNQISDQSGAVTRTYGRRNSL, from the coding sequence ATGGGGCTGTTCTTATTTTCATTACAAAAACAAATGAGCATTGACACTTATGAAGATCAAGTGGAGATGGCAGATTGTGTTGTCGTTTTTGTACTTGACAAAATCACAAACTTATTAGCGGAAGAAGCAATATTGCTTCAGGGAGTAAAGCATGATATCCAGTATATCAAAGATGAATTGGAGAGAATGATAGCCTTTCTTGGTGTGGCTGATGCTTTCGATGAGGGAGATGCAGAGATCAAAGTCTGGGTTAGGCAAGTGAGAGATGTCGCCAATGACATTGAGGATGTTCTTGATGAGTCTATGCTCTTTTCGTATGATCATCACTTCCATGGATCTTGTTGTTTCATTGCTAAATTGGTTTTCTCAATCAGAAACATCAAATTCCGCCATAAACTTTTCATTGAAATCCAAGCCATCAAATCAAGAGTCCACAATATTGCAGTGGGCCATCAGAGGTACCGTTACAAATTTTATGTCCCGGAGCAAGGTTCAGGTTCTAATCATGCCTATGATACTGCAAATGATCGCAGAGGTGATGCATTATTGCTAGAAGAAGCTGAGCTTGTGGGCATTGAAAATCCCACACAACAGCTAAATGGTTGGCTCGTGGAGGATGATCCTAGACTTAAAGTGGTTTCGGTAGTGGGAATGGGAGGTTCAGGAAAGACCACCCTGGTTAAGAAAGTGTATGAGGATGCAGCAGTCAAGAAAAACTTCAATAGCCTTGCTTGGATAACAGTTTCCAAGTCCTTCAAGGTTGAGGatgttttgaaagatatgattcaACAGCTctacgatgaagtgaagcagCTAGCACCTGAAGGCCTAAGCACCATGAGCAGTAACAGGCTAAAAACAATAGCAAAATCATTCCTGCAGTCAAGAACGTATGTGTTAGTTTTTGATGATGTCTGGACCATTCAAGCTTGGGAAGCTATCAGATATGCATTGCCTGATGTAAATAATGGAAGTCGTGTTATCCTCACTACACGTCTTTTGGATGTGGCTTCCTTTTGTAGCATAAAGACCAATGGCTATGTTTATGAGGTGAAACCCTTGTCTGCTGAAGAGTCGTGGATTCTTTTCTGCCAAAAGGCATTTCATGGTTATTCATGTCCTTCTCACTTGGAGAGCATTTCAAGGAACATCTTAAAAAAATGTGGAGGACTGCCGCTGGCTATTGTGGCCGTTGGTGGGGTTTTGGCTACAAAGAACAGGAATAACATTAGGGAATGGGGAATGCTTAATCATAGTCTTGGCCCTGAACTGGATAGCAATGACAAATTTGAGAGTATGAGAATAGTGTTGTTACTCAGTTTCAATGATCTCCCCTACTATCTTAAGCCATGTTTCCTGTATTTGAGCATTTATCCCGAGGATCATTTGCTTGAGCGCAATACACTAATCTACCGGTGGATAATGGAAGGATTTGTAAAACAAAAGGAGCGGAGGACAGTTGAAGACGTTGCAGACGGCTATATCAATGAGCTCATTAACAGAAGCTTGATCCATCCAGTGCAGTACAATGATGACGGTAGCATGAAATTGGGTAGAATTCATGATCTATATCGCGAGCTCATTCTTTCAAAATCAAGAGCTGATAACTTTACTGCAACAGTTGATGAGCATAATAAATTGTGGCCTGAAAAAATTCGACGGCTGTCAATGCATGGCAAGTTGGGGAACCTACAAGTGAAAAGGTCAGTTACTAAACTTCACTCTTTGCTTACATTTGGTGTAACAGATCCACAGTCCTTGTCTTGCATAAGTCAAGTGCTTGGAAGCTCTCGGATGCTAAGAGTTTTAGATTTGAGAGGAGCTCCTCTAAAAGTGATTCCAGAGACAGTCTTCCAATTGTTTCACTTAAGGTATCTAAGCTTGAGGAATACCAATGTGAAAGTGCTTCCAAGATCCATTGGAAGACTCAAACAGCTAGAAATATTAGATCTGAAGCAGACATATGTCACTGAGTTGCCTGTGCagattttaaaacttgaaaatctCCGTCACCTTTTAGTCTATAGCCATGTATCCTACTCGTATCTTCCTTACAATTGTTCACCAGGTTTTAAGGCTTTCAGAGGAATTGGAGCTTTGAGAGCCTTGCAGAAACTTGTGTATATTGAGGCAACCCCTGGCAGTGGTATACTTAGAGAAGTAGGGATGTTGAGTGAACTGAGACGACTTTGTATTCTGAGGTTGAGAAAAGAAGATGGGAGGACTGTGTGCTCATCAATTGAAAAGCTCCACAAGCTTGAGTCTTTAAATCTTAAATCGGTGGAAGAGAATGAGATCCTTGATCTTTCTTACATGTCATCTCCTCCGCCTCTTCTTCAGCGACTGTATTTGACAGGACACATTGTTAAGTTGCCTAAGTGGATTCAAGATCTGAATACCTTGGTCAAAATTTACTTCAGGTGGACTCATTTAACAGAAGATCCACTGAAATATCTCCAAGATTTGCCCAATCTTGTCCATCTTGAATTTCTTGTAGGATACACCGGAAAGGAACTCTACTTTGAGCATGGGAAATTTCAAAGGCTTAAGCTGTTAAATTTGGACAAGTTGGAAGGCCTAAGGCGGTTGACAATCCGGGAGGGTGCTATACCTCATCTTGAGAAGCTGGTTATCCAGAGATGTGCTTTGCTTGAAAGTGTGCCAACAGGAATCGAATGCCTCCTTAATCTGAAGGTTCTTGAATTCTTTGACATGCCTGATGAATTTATCATGACATTGCGTCCAGACAAACTAGGTGCTGATTCTTGGAAAGTTTCACATATCCGTGAAGTATTCTACACGTATTGGAGGGACGGTTGTTGGATGGTACATTCATTAAAGGAAAAGGGAAACAATCAGATTTCAGATCAGTCTGGAGCTGTCACTAGGACCTATGGAAGGCGAAATTCGCTCTAG